The Desulfurispora thermophila DSM 16022 nucleotide sequence GAAACGGTCAACGACTTTGCCGGTGAAACCCTGGCTGTGGTTTTTGGTGCCAGACGGCAGCTATTTAAAACACTGCCGCCGGAGACCGTTTCACTGGGGGAAGCCTTTGCCCGCATGGAGCAGTGGGTGGAGGATTATTACCTTGCGTAAGGCCGGGTGAGAAATATGTATGCTTTTTTTGTTGAGGCCTATGCCAGCACAGCCTCCTTTCGCCTGCCGGAAGCGCACACCTTTCAGCAGACGCTGCCCCTGCCGCCCCTCACTGCCCTGCTGGGGTTGGCCGGGGCGGCGCTGGGCCTTCCCTTTGAACAAGCCATGGTCTGGCGGGAGGAAGGGCTGAAGTGCGGTGTGCAGGGCAGGAGTGGCGGAGAAGCCAGCGACCTGTGGAAATACCGCAAAATAGAATCCAAAAAGGTAATCTCGGCCGTCCTTACCCGGGAGATCCTGTGTGATCTGCGCCTGAAAATTGTCTATGCCCATGCCCGGAAAGAAAAGGTGGAAAGGCTGCGACAGGCTTTTTTAAACCCGGTTTATGCCCTGTCGGCCGGCACCAGTGATGACCTGATTAAAGTGTGCCGGGTAAGCGAAGTAGCCAGCGTTTCTGCCGCCGGGGAGAGGCATTTTTCTTACACCGTTTTGCCGGGAGATCAGAGTGCCAACTATCGTTCGGCAATCAAGTGTGAAGATCTACCCCTGTTGCATTCCGTGCGGGCACCGCGGGTTTTTCTTCT carries:
- the cas5 gene encoding CRISPR-associated protein Cas5, translating into MYAFFVEAYASTASFRLPEAHTFQQTLPLPPLTALLGLAGAALGLPFEQAMVWREEGLKCGVQGRSGGEASDLWKYRKIESKKVISAVLTREILCDLRLKIVYAHARKEKVERLRQAFLNPVYALSAGTSDDLIKVCRVSEVASVSAAGERHFSYTVLPGDQSANYRSAIKCEDLPLLHSVRAPRVFLLPVAFDFQGEERRVKARDHFTFVDAAVELVEPVPAISHEWGVFPLL